The candidate division WOR-3 bacterium genomic sequence GAGCTGTCTCAAAATCTACAAATTCTTTATCTTTTATTTTATTTTCTCTCCAAAGAAGTTTTAGTTTTCCTAAGCCCGAGAAAACATCATCCTCCCTACTTATTAACTCTAAATTTATGGCCGACCTAAGAGCTAAAGGAGAAAGAGGAGGATCTGCTTTATCCCAAAGTCCTCGTAATTCTCTTAAGAAAATCCTTACAGTAACTTCTCCAATTCCTTTCCCCAAAGCTTTTATTTTATCTTCTAAATCCTTTGGATCTTTAGCTTCTTTTTGTAATTTGTTAAAATCTCCTCCATACATCTCTTTAAAGTTCTTTATAACCTCTAAAAGTTTAGTAGCTGTTTTAAAATCATACCTCACATATCCACCATTATCTAAAATCCTTACTAGTCCATCCCAACCAGTTTTCAATATCATATAAGGGGAAACTATTCTTTCTTTTTCAAACTCTTTATATGTATTTATAACAATAGTTTCAGAAATCCTCGCTCCAAAAAGAATGGAAGCAATAAACCATTTAAAAATCTCTTCGTTTTTAATAGAAGAAAGATCTATTCTTAACCGGGAAGAAAACCTATCTCCTAAAAACTCAACCAATATTTTGATTAATTCCCCTTTTTCATCCATAACTTCCTTTTTCTTATATATGTAATAAGCCTTCTTTCATTAATTAAGTCTAATCCACTAATAATTAGCATATTCTATTCCTTTTATATTTATAGAAGTTCCACAAATAGGGCATCTTGAATCTTTAAGTTTTATACTTATTAATTTCATCCATTTTCTCTCTATTAAAAGTGTTCCGCATTCTGGACAGTAAGTATTTAACCTACTATCGTCAACATTACCAAGATAAACATATCTCATACCTTCATCCTTCGCTATTTTATATGCTTCATTTAGTGTTTCAATCGGGGTAAATGGAAGATCTAAGACTTTATAATCAGGATAAAATCTTAAGAAGTGTAAAGGTGTTTCGGGTGAAAGATTATCCCTTATCCAAATTGTAAGTTTTCTAATATCTTCTTTAGAATCCCCAACTTCAGGGAGAATTAAATCAGTTATCTCAATATGAATATTATTTCTTTTAAATTCCAGTAATGCATTGTAAATAGGTTCTATAGAAGGAACTCCAACGTATCTCTTCATAAAATCTAAATTTCCAGAACCCTTAAAATTTACAACAACAGCATCAAGATAAGGAGAAATTTCCCTTATCGGCTCTGGACTTATAAATCCATTAGTCACATATGTAGTGTATAACCCTTCTTTCTTAGCGATCTTGGATGTTTCATAAGTTAATTCATAAAATATTATAGGTTCTGTAAAAGTGTAACTTATACCTTTTGAACCCGATTCTTTTGCTCTTTTCACAATTTCTTTTGGAGTAATTCCTTCTCCATATATTTCACCTTGACTTAACGCCCAATTTTGACAATATTTACATCTCCAGTTACAACCCTGAGTGCATATTGAGAATGCCTTAGTTCCAGGTGCAAAGTGATAAAGAGGTTTTCTTTCTATTTCGTGAACTACCATTGAACTTATCTTATCATATATAAGGGAGTAAAGTGTGCCATCAATATTTTTTCTTACCCTACAAATACCTGTTTTATCTTTCTCTATTATACATCCAAAAGGAAGAATAGAATTCCAACCGCAAAGATGACACCTAACTTTTTTATTTTCAATTTTTTCATAAAACATTGCTTCTTTCATATATTAGAAAAATAAAAAATACATAATTTTAATCAAGCCTTGACAAAATTCAAATTCAAAATTATTTTTATTTAAAGGATTTAGGGAGGTTAGAATGAAACGTATATTTATATTATTTTTAATATGTATCTCAGAAATCTACGCTTATAAGATACCCTCTGGCCCCAGGCTAAGAGAGATTGTGGTAGAGAAATATCGAGATCCCGTATATGGCGATAGTATTATTATTGGTGGAACCACAGGAAGCCAACAAGCTTTGGGCGGAGAAGTGGGAAGAATTTTATGTTATGAATTTAACTATGTAACTCCTGAAAATGATTTTAAACAAGAATGGATTCATCCTGATAATTCAACTTGGAATTGGTCACAAGCTGATGCTTGGTTTACTTATATGAAAAAGTGCAAGAGTTACTATGGTCGTGAAATTGAAATACTTAGAATGCATTGCCCTATTGGTCCTCAATGTTCTCCTTGGGCACGAGACGATAGTAGAACCCCTACCGAACTTGATACAAATATGACTCAATTTCTAAGAGCTATTTGCCAGAAATATAATGATTCAACCCAAATTAAATATATGGACGTTGTAAATGAAACTGCTGTAGAAGGTTCTTGGCATAAGGATAAGCCTGGAATTCCCGATTGGGAATGCCCTTGGTATAAGATTGGTTTAGATACTTTCCAATTACCAGAAGGTAAATTAATTATACCTAAATACATAACAAAAGCCTTTCAGATTGCAAATGAATACGCTCCTGATATTAAGCTTATTTACAATCACCACGAAGATCCAACGAACTCTTCTTGGACTTTAATAAAAAAAACAATAAGCCATCTTATAGATAATTTAGGGCTCCGTGTAGATGGAATAGGTTGGCAAGCCCATGTTGATGTAGGATGGGAAAAAAATAGTAATAATTTAACCGCCTTAAGAAATTTAATTGATTGGGCGCATAGCAAAGGTCTTGAGTTTCATATTACAGAAGCAAGTGTTTGGATTAAAACTGGTGCGACCCCAGAGAATTTTGAAAAACAAGCTGTTACCTATCGCGCTATTTTAGATATTCTACTTGAAAAACGTTTTACAGGCAAAGTTGGCTGGAATACTTGGAATATACAAGATGATTTTGGATGGCATATTGAATGGTACCCCTCTCTCTTCAACGGAGCTGATTCTAACTATTCTGCAAAACCAGCTTATTATGCAATTCAGTCAGCTCTTCTTGGGCAAGGAATTGAAGAACCTATAGAAAATATTAGCACTCTAAAATTGTATAATAGCCCAAATCCATTTAGTGGAAAGACTACAATCTTTTTTGATCTTCCTAAAAGAGGTTTTGTAAGCTTAAAGATTTATAATTTAGCTGGAGAAGAAATAAAGACTTTACTTTCCGGGAATATGGAAATTGGGAGCTATAAGATAGAATGGATTCCACAGGAAGTGCCACAAGGGATTTACTTAGTTTATCTTATCCAAGAAAATCTAATAGCAAAACAAAAACTGATTCTCGTGAAATAAAGAATATTTTTTATTTATCTCTTATGGTTTCCTTTTCAATCCAGGATAGATAAGGAATAAAGCCATTTTTAATCTCATAAGAAACAATCGCAGGAATTTCATATGGATGAATCTCTTTTAGCCTCTTTTCTAATTTCTTATATAGAGATTTTCTTGTCTTCATAATAAGAATAAATTCCTTTTCTTCTACTAATTTTTCCTTCCATCTATAAATAGACTCAATTGGGAAAAAGTTAACACAGGCAACCAATTTTTCTTCCACTAATATTCTACCTATCTTCTTTGCAATTAATTTATTGGGTAAGGTTGTATAAACAAAAACAAATTTCAAGAAAACTCCCTTATTGACCTGGAGGGTAAGCCCCAACAAAAGGACTCTCCCCAACGTTATCTCCAAGAAATTTCTTTACTTCTTCTGGTAAAATTGTCCCTGCATTTGGGAAATTTTTTAATAATTGATAATTACCAAGTTCCCAGCTTCTAAATATAGGGTCTCTGTAATTAAGAAAATAAAGACTATGGGTAGAAAAATCTTTATAAATTTTACTCAAATCCTTTGGGGTCCTCAAAGGAATTTGACATTCTTCATTATTTTCAATTGGCCCCCACAGAATCAAAGGTTCAGATTTTTCTTCTTTTCTTATATAAACATTATAATCCATTTTTTTCAATTGTGGTTTTTTTAGTTTTCTACATAAAGATGGTTCTTGCCAACTTATAAATAGAGGCCTATTAAAATTCTCATCTCCCACAAGAAGATTGTTAACAAAAATATGGCCTTCCCTTTTTTCTACATCTGGACCTGTAGCTGAATGCCAACCAAAAAGCCGATCAGTAGCAGGGGTTCTTCCTGTTCTTCCAATATTAACAGTGCTATTTATAAATGTGTTTTGATAGATTTGAGCACCTGAACTATTGAGGATAAAAATTCCTTGTTCGCAATTAACAAATACATTTCCGGCACAAATCACCCCTTTTGAAATTTCAAAGAAAAATCCATTATTGGTTGGCCAATATCTTCTTGGTAATTCTTTTTGTAAAATCCCTACATTTTGAACCCAATTGTTAACAAAAACACCATCAACATTTCCAACATCATACCAAATCCCATTAGAATATGGAAGATCTATAACAAGATTATCCCTACAGATAACTCTGTGGCATTGATTGAAAATTTTAACCGCTGCAGGATAATATCCTGTGATTCTCTCAATATTATTTTGAGTAAATATATTTCTTTCTAAAAGAACATCTGAAGAGGCAACGATGTAAAGACCTTCCGTGCTTGTATTACTAACTTTGCAATGACGAACCACAAGACTATCTCCTCTAAGTTTCGCACCTAACTCTCCACAGTTAGAAATTTCACAATTTTCTAAAATAGTTCCTATTACTTCTTTTCCATATTTTGACTCATGAGAAGGGCTCTCTGGCTCTACGCCTTCAATTTCTATTGCCCTACTGGCATATTGAGTAAAAGTTATTCCCCTTATTATTGGACCCCTTTTATCCGAACTTTTCCCATGACATTCTCCAGTTGTTCTCATAATACCTATAGGGAAAGCAGTGATCTCTATTAAATGTTTTTTAGGATCCACCCCTATATATATCTCTTCCTTTACGTAATCAATAAAGAAAGTATTTTCGTTAACTTCTCCTTCCCATCCAACTGATTGTAAGAACTTTCCGTCCACAAAAACTACATCATTATTGAAACGATGAAGTGGTGTTTCTTTTCCGTGGAATTGCCTTTGCCACCAATCTGCAGGCTCAGAAGGAAATAAATATTTCCACTTAGTTTTCCAAAGCCCGTTCCCCAAATTTTCCCAATCATTTGCTATATAGGTTCCTTTTAATATAGGCTGTTCATCTTTATAGGGTTGGATAATTATCCCCTGATTCAACATTAAATTTCCAGTCCGGTAAATTCCTCCTCGCATTATTATTGCATCTCCAGTTTTCACTCTCTCAATAGCTGCTTCTAAGGTCGTAGGGTCTTCAATAGATTCTCCCATAGAGCCAGATCTTCCATAAGGAGCAACATAATAAATCTTTCCTTTTACCTCTGGCAATTCATAAGTTTGTCTTATTGGTCCATATGGTCCACCAGAAGGTTCCGCTTTTAGAAAAAGAGTGCCTATAATTATAGAGGAAAAAACTAACTTATAAAAATTAATCATTTTATATAAAATAATCTAAAGAGCTTTTCTGTCAATCCCAGAAATAAAAAAGAGTTTCTCAGCCTCTTTTTTCCATCATTTGAACCTCTTTACGTTATACACAAATTTATAAAAACAGAAAGAAAAAAGGTCCCTTTATTTATTATCAATTAAAAGACAAAAGAGCTCTCGATGCGTTTGGAATACTTAGTAATCGCTAAGCTCAGTAATTAAGATAAAAATTAAAATATGAAGCAAAGTAAGTAGATATCCGGAATTATAACACCAGAAATAAATTCAATGTTTAAAGAATGGGTAATTAAGGTTAATAAAGAGATATTGAAATATTTAAAAATTCTGGAGGAAAGTGCTATATATTTCATTGCCAGACTCCCACAAAATAAAAAATTGATTTAGTCAAGGGTTGCAAAAAAGTCAAACATAATTAAAAATTGTTTTAATGAATAAAAAATTTTCTGTTGCTTTTTTTGATACAAAGAGATATGATAAAGAGTTTTTTGACTTAGTTAATAAAGATTATGGATTTCAGTTAAAATACTTCACTAGTCGCTTAAACAAGGATACTGCGAATCTTTCAAAAGGCTTTGATAGTGTTTGTGCTTTTGTTCACGACACAATTGATAGAGCCACTATAAAAATTCTAAAACAAAACGGGATAAACCTTATCGCTCTCCGTTGCGCAGGCTATAACAACGTAGATCTCCGCGCAGCTTTTGGGAACATCCACATTGTTAGAGTTCCTAGTTATTCGCCCCATAGTGTTGCCGAACACACAGTGGCTTTAATGCTTGCCCTCAACAGAAAAATACATCGCGCTTACTTTCGCTCAAGAGAGGGAAATTTTTCTATCGACGGTCTTTTAGGATTTGATATGTTTGGAAAAACTGTAGGTGTAATTGGAACGGGTAAAATCGGAAGAGTGGTAATAGAAATTCTAAAAGGTTTCGGAATGAATATTCTTGCAATGGATCCAAAGCCCGATGAAGAATACGCTAAAAAAAACGGTTTTAGATATGTTGAATTAACAGAACTGTTAGAAAAATCTGATGTGATTACCCTTCACTGTCCTTTGACACCAGAAACAAGATATATAATAAACGAAAAAAGTATAGCAAAAATGAAAGATGGTGTAATGATTATTAATACAGGTAGAGGAGAATTAATAAAAACAAAAGCTCTTATAGAAGGTCTAAAAAAAGGCAAAATTGGTTATGCTGGACTTGACGTTTATGAAGAAGAAACCGAATATTTCTTTGAAGATTTTTCTTCTTCTACGATAAGTGATGATATTCTCGCAAGACTTCTAACATTCCAAAACGTTCTTATAACATCCCACCAGGGTTTCTTCACAAAGGAAGCGCTATATAATATCGCAAAAATAACCCTTGAAAACATTAAAGAATATTTTGAAGGTGGCCACTTAAAAAATGAAATCTGTTATAAATGCGAGGAGAAAACTTGTAGAAAAAAGGAAGGGAAACGATGCTTTCTTTTAGATTCAGAAAAAGACCCTTGACTTAAATATAGTATTTCTCTATTTTCTCTATAAAGGAGGAAGAATGAGAACAAAAAAAGAATTGGAGCAAAAATTGAGCACAAGTTGTAAGGAAATGAGTGGTTGGATAAAATTTCTTGCAATTTTTTGGATTGTCTCAGGTGGAGTTTATGCAATGACAATTGTAGGTGCAGTGATAGCCTGGATTCAAATATGGATTGGGATTATTCTCTTACGAATATCAAAGAGTTGTAAAGCTGTTACCGAGGGTGGTTTTGAATCTCTCGGAGATATGTTTTCCTCTCTCAAGACTTTTTTTGTTCTAAATGGGGTTTTTACAATAATAATCATTTTTTTGAGCATTTTATGGGCCATAATATTTGGATTTACGATTATTGGAAGATTTCTTAGAGAAACAGGAGGGCTATATTAGAGAATCTCCAAAATTCATCTGTGATTTTATGTTGGGACGGCTCGCAAAATGGCTTAGGCTTTTAGGTTTTGATACTTCATATTATAGAAACACGAATGGCAAAACAATAATACATCAAAGTAAAAATGAAAATCGTATTATTTTAACCAGATCCAAAGCCTTAAAAGAAAAATATGAGGACGCAATATTAATAGAATCAGAAAATCTTTTTGACCAGCTAAAACAAGTAATAAAATTCTTAAAAATAGAATCCCCTTTTTCCCGTTGTCCTGTTTGCAATGAATTAATAAAAAAAGTAAAAAAAGAAACCATTAAAGAAGAAGTCCCTCCCTACATTTTTGAAGTTCACCACGATTTTAAAAAATGTCCTAAGTGTAATAGAGTATTCTGGAAAGGAACACATTATAAAGAGATAGAAAAAATAATAAATGAAATCAAAAGCTAATTTTTTCTTTATCATTTTAACATTTGCAATTTCCTGTACCCCTTTTTTTGTCAGGAAATTAAAAGAAGAACCTACTGTAAGAATACTACTTCAAAAAAATCCTGAAAAATTAGAACTTTCTTCCGATTCAAAAATAAAGCTTTCTATAGCAGAGAAAAATACGCTCATTTCAGGTAAGATTTCTATTTATTTTAATCCTTATTTAAGAATTATAACGTCCGAAGGAACCATAGAAGATCCAACTCTCCCTATTACAGTTCACCCAATGAATAAACCCATTAAAATTGATGGAAAACTTTATCCAGGAATAATAAAAATATTGAAAAGCTATGATATTTTAATAGTAAATGAGGTAAAGATAGAAGAATATTTAAAAGGGGTTGTGCCTTATGAAATTGGCAAACTTCAAGAGGATCAAATAGAAGCATTGAAAGCTCAAGCAGTAGCTGCAAGGTCTTATGCTATGGCGAATATAAAATCCGGAGAACCTTTTGATATTAGCCCTACCATATGGCACCAAGTTTACGAAGGATTGGGTGAACCCAATCATCTAATAGAAAGGGCCATTGAGTCCACAAGAGGAATAGTTGCAACATACAAAGGAAAGGTAATAGACGCAAAATATTCTTCCACTTGTGGAGGAGTTACCGAAGACAACGAAAATGTCTGGATTGGAGAAAAAATTCCTTATCTTAGATCCGTTAAAGATTCTAAAGGATCTGGAGAACCTTTCTGTGGAAAATCTCCTCACTATAGGTGGGAGAGAATTTATGATAAGAAAGAGTTCTTTGAAAATGTGAAAAAACAGATTAAGGAACTTTTCGGAGAAGCCCCAGGTAAAATTGAGTGGATTAAAATAACAAAGAGAACAAAAACAAATAGAGTAAGAACTATAGAAATAAATACAGATATTGGAAAATTTTATTTAGAAAAAGATGCGATAAGAAGACTTTTTAGCGATTATCGTGGTTCTTTAAAATCCCTTATGTTTCAAATAAAGGTTAAAGGTAATCAAATAATTGTCTCTGGAAAAGGTTATGGACACGGAGTTGGAATGTGTCAATATGGAGCAATGGAAATGGCAAAAGAAGGATACAATTACAAAAGTATCTTAAATCATTATTATAAGGGAATTAAACTTGAAAAGCTATGGTAAAAATTCTACATACATCTGATATCCACCTAAGAGAATACGAAGATAATTCTTGGAAAGCTTTTGTGCATTTAATTGATCTTGCAAACAAAGAAAAAGTAAAATTTTTTGTTATCTCAGGGGATCTTTTTGATGAGAAAGTAAGCTTCAATAAACTATATCCTGAACTTCGACCTCTTTTGAATAATGTAGAATACGACTTTATAATCATTCCAGGGAATCACGATGAGAAAGTGTTTAATTCAGATTTTTTCCTCGGAGAAAAAATAAAAATAATAAGAAAATTAAATGAACCTCTTGAATATGAAAATGTAAGATTCTTTGGATACCCCTTTGAAAAAATTGGCGCAGAAGAGATACGAAATAATCTGAGAAAAATAAAAGAACTTGCAACCAAAGATAATAAGGTAAACATTCTTCTTTTCCATGGAGAACTTCTTAACCACTCATTCTCTGGCTCTGATTTTGGAGAAGAAGAAACCAATTATATGGGTGTTTGGCTCTCGGCCTTTGAAAATATTAACTTAAAATACGTTCTTGCGGGACACTTCCACACTAATTTTCAGGTATACTCGCTTTCTCCGGACGGCTTTTTTGTATATCCTGGTTCCCCTATCTCAATCACAAGAAAAGAAATAGGGAAAAGATCGGTAAATCTCTTTGAATTGGGTAAGCCGCCAAAGCAACATTTTATAAATACATTTTACTACCAAAAAATAAACCTCTCCATAAATCCAGAAGATAAAATTAAGATAAAAGAAGAAATAGAAAAAATATTAAAAGAAATTCCAAAAGAGGCAAAAGTTTTGTTAACCATTACAGGTTATATAGAAGAAAAAGAAGAAGAGTTCCAAAGAGAAATAAAAGAAATTGAATACAGGTTTGAGAATTTGGAAATTGAAAATAAAACAAGAGGAATAAAGCACTTAACCGAAGATGATCTCTTTAAAATTTTCGTAGAAAAATTGGAAAAATTTCCAACGAAAAGAAAAAGAGAAATTAAAACTTTATTTATAAGAAGTATTCTTGAAAGCGAAAAATGAGAATAAAAGAATTCAGGATAATTAATTATGGTCCTCTTTCCGATAAAGGGAAAATAACCCTTGATCTTTTTAACTTAATTTACGGAGTAAATGAAACAGGGAAAACCCTCACTCTTGAAGCTCTAATAAAACTACTGCTTGGTAGAAACTCAAGATATTTTAAGAATATTGATAGAGTAGAAGAAGAACCTGAGGGATATGTTGTAATAGCAACTGAAGAAGGAGAAAGGAAACTTAGCAAAAAGATTCATCTCGATGATCTTTTACCCATTTCTAAAGAAGAATGGAGAAATATCTTTATTATAAGAAACAGCGACTTATCAATTGATTCGGAACCCTCTCTCTATTCAGAAATTACAAATCGTTTAACAGGTCTTAAGACAAAAAGAATAAAACTCCTTAAGGAAAAAATCTTGGAAATTACCCAATTGACACCGAGTTGTGAATTCTCTAACAAAAAAGAAGATGGGTTTTTAAAATCAAAAATAAAAAAATCTTTGGAGCTCTTAGAAGAAATAAAAGAGCTTAAAAATCAACTTAAAGAAGAAGGTCTTGAAGAGCTTGAAAAAAAGCTAATAGAAATTTCAGATACACTTATAGAAAAAGAAATATTAAAAGAAAAGTTTGAAGAAGCAAGGAAAAGATTAACATATGAAAAAGCCTCTTCTGCATCTCGTATAATAAAAGAAAGCGAAGAAAAACTTAAAGATTTAGAGATATTTACAGAAGAGGATTACAATATCTGGAGAGAAGTAGAAAAAGAACTTAAAAGAATGGAAAGAGAAATAAAAGAGTCAAAAGAAGAATTAAGCAAAACCGAAGAAAAAATAGAAGTTAAAGGAAACGAACTAAATGAGATAAGAGGAGAGTTTAAAATAATAGAAAAGAAAAAAACAAATATAGATAAAGCAAATTATGAGCTAACAAATTTAAAAGAAAAATTTATAGAAGTTTCTTCAAAAGCCTCTTCTTTAATTACAAATGTTCCTTTATTTGTTTTTTCTATGGTTATGTTATTTATCTCTTTTTTAGGGTTTTTAAAAAAAGATCTATTTATATTTAAATTATTTACTTTATTTTTCACAATGCTTTCTCTTATCCTTCTATTTTTACAAATCAAAATTAAACGAGTTAAGCTCTTATGGGAAAAAAACTTTTTAAAGTTAAAACTTTCTTTAGCAGAAAATGGAATAAAGGGTGAAGAATTTGAAGAAATTTTAGAAGAGATTGCAAGATTTACTTCCGATTTCGAAAAAAGAAAAGAAGAGATTAAAGAGATGGAAATCGAAATAGAAACTTTAAAAAATAAGAGAAGAGAAATCCTAAATAAAATTTCGAAACTTGAAAGAGAAATAGAAAAAGGGAAAGAAATAATCGAAAAGATAAAATCTAAAATTTTACTCAATAAAATAGAAGATTTTAAAGAAAAGCTCGAAAAGAAAAAAGAACTTCAAATGCGAATAAGAGAGGGGAAAAAGGTTTTAGAAAGCCTATTAGGAATAGAACCGAAAGAAAAACTTAAAGAGCTAGAACCATTTAAAGACAAAGCTCTTGATATCAATTTTGAAGAAAAAGAATACGAAAAATTAAATAGAGAAATTTCCAATCTAAAAGAAGAAAAAAGCAAATACGAGCAAAATTTTCTTAATTTAAGCAAAAGGTTTGAAGAAATAGAAAGGAAAGCAAATGAAATCCTACCTGAAGAAACCTTCCTTTGTAATGGATTAAGGGATCTGGAAAATATTTATATAAAAATAAAAAACTTTGTAAAAGAAAAAGAGGATATAAAAGAAGACGCTAAAATAGCCCTTAATATTTTAAGGGAAATAGAAGAGGAAGAAAAAAACAAAATTGAGGAGCTTTTTGGAGAAGAAAGTTCTGTTTCTTTTCTTTTTTCTGAGATGACAAAGGGAGTTTATATAAACGTAGAGTTTGAAATAGAAACGGAAGAAATAAAAGTTACAAAAAAAGACGGAACAAGGCTTTCTCCCTGGCAACTTTCTGGAGGAGCTTACGATCAACTTTATTTTGCAATAAGACTTGCCCTTGGAGAAAAATTACTTTCAGACAAGAAAGGTTTTTTCATTCTTGATGATCCATTTATAAAAGCAAGCTCTGACCGACTCTTAGTTTTAGTAAATATGCTTAGAAATATTTGTTTAAAAGGATGGCAAATAATTTATTTCTCAGCAAAAGAAGAAATCCTAAAAATTTTCTCTCAAGATAAAAAAGTGAAAATTATAAAGATGGAATAAAAAAGAGTTGACTTTTTGAGGAAATTGCATAAAATATTTTTGTTTAAATAAGAAAGGAGGAAAAATGAATTTTACTCTATGCAAAAGATTAATTCCATTTACTTCTTTTATCTTTTGTTTAAGTTGCACTGAAGGAACATTATCACCAGGAGTCCAAAAAGAAAATTTTGGAACTACACCAAAAGGGGATTCTATTACATTATATACACTAAGAAATACCAAAGGAATGGAAGTAAAGGTAATGGAATTTGGAGCTACTTTAGTTTCTATTAAAGTTCCTGATAAAAAAGGAAAATTTGAAGACATTATTTTAGGTTTCGATAGTCTTATAGATTACATAAATGACCCAACTTATATGGGGGTAACAGCTGGACGTTACGCAAATCGAATTGGAAAAGGCAAATTCACCCTTGAGGGAAAAGAATATAT encodes the following:
- the amrS gene encoding AmmeMemoRadiSam system radical SAM enzyme, with amino-acid sequence MKEAMFYEKIENKKVRCHLCGWNSILPFGCIIEKDKTGICRVRKNIDGTLYSLIYDKISSMVVHEIERKPLYHFAPGTKAFSICTQGCNWRCKYCQNWALSQGEIYGEGITPKEIVKRAKESGSKGISYTFTEPIIFYELTYETSKIAKKEGLYTTYVTNGFISPEPIREISPYLDAVVVNFKGSGNLDFMKRYVGVPSIEPIYNALLEFKRNNIHIEITDLILPEVGDSKEDIRKLTIWIRDNLSPETPLHFLRFYPDYKVLDLPFTPIETLNEAYKIAKDEGMRYVYLGNVDDSRLNTYCPECGTLLIERKWMKLISIKLKDSRCPICGTSINIKGIEYANY
- a CDS encoding endo-1,4-beta-xylanase; protein product: MKRIFILFLICISEIYAYKIPSGPRLREIVVEKYRDPVYGDSIIIGGTTGSQQALGGEVGRILCYEFNYVTPENDFKQEWIHPDNSTWNWSQADAWFTYMKKCKSYYGREIEILRMHCPIGPQCSPWARDDSRTPTELDTNMTQFLRAICQKYNDSTQIKYMDVVNETAVEGSWHKDKPGIPDWECPWYKIGLDTFQLPEGKLIIPKYITKAFQIANEYAPDIKLIYNHHEDPTNSSWTLIKKTISHLIDNLGLRVDGIGWQAHVDVGWEKNSNNLTALRNLIDWAHSKGLEFHITEASVWIKTGATPENFEKQAVTYRAILDILLEKRFTGKVGWNTWNIQDDFGWHIEWYPSLFNGADSNYSAKPAYYAIQSALLGQGIEEPIENISTLKLYNSPNPFSGKTTIFFDLPKRGFVSLKIYNLAGEEIKTLLSGNMEIGSYKIEWIPQEVPQGIYLVYLIQENLIAKQKLILVK
- the cutA gene encoding divalent-cation tolerance protein CutA — translated: MKFVFVYTTLPNKLIAKKIGRILVEEKLVACVNFFPIESIYRWKEKLVEEKEFILIMKTRKSLYKKLEKRLKEIHPYEIPAIVSYEIKNGFIPYLSWIEKETIRDK
- a CDS encoding right-handed parallel beta-helix repeat-containing protein, with translation MINFYKLVFSSIIIGTLFLKAEPSGGPYGPIRQTYELPEVKGKIYYVAPYGRSGSMGESIEDPTTLEAAIERVKTGDAIIMRGGIYRTGNLMLNQGIIIQPYKDEQPILKGTYIANDWENLGNGLWKTKWKYLFPSEPADWWQRQFHGKETPLHRFNNDVVFVDGKFLQSVGWEGEVNENTFFIDYVKEEIYIGVDPKKHLIEITAFPIGIMRTTGECHGKSSDKRGPIIRGITFTQYASRAIEIEGVEPESPSHESKYGKEVIGTILENCEISNCGELGAKLRGDSLVVRHCKVSNTSTEGLYIVASSDVLLERNIFTQNNIERITGYYPAAVKIFNQCHRVICRDNLVIDLPYSNGIWYDVGNVDGVFVNNWVQNVGILQKELPRRYWPTNNGFFFEISKGVICAGNVFVNCEQGIFILNSSGAQIYQNTFINSTVNIGRTGRTPATDRLFGWHSATGPDVEKREGHIFVNNLLVGDENFNRPLFISWQEPSLCRKLKKPQLKKMDYNVYIRKEEKSEPLILWGPIENNEECQIPLRTPKDLSKIYKDFSTHSLYFLNYRDPIFRSWELGNYQLLKNFPNAGTILPEEVKKFLGDNVGESPFVGAYPPGQ
- a CDS encoding 2-hydroxyacid dehydrogenase; translated protein: MNKKFSVAFFDTKRYDKEFFDLVNKDYGFQLKYFTSRLNKDTANLSKGFDSVCAFVHDTIDRATIKILKQNGINLIALRCAGYNNVDLRAAFGNIHIVRVPSYSPHSVAEHTVALMLALNRKIHRAYFRSREGNFSIDGLLGFDMFGKTVGVIGTGKIGRVVIEILKGFGMNILAMDPKPDEEYAKKNGFRYVELTELLEKSDVITLHCPLTPETRYIINEKSIAKMKDGVMIINTGRGELIKTKALIEGLKKGKIGYAGLDVYEEETEYFFEDFSSSTISDDILARLLTFQNVLITSHQGFFTKEALYNIAKITLENIKEYFEGGHLKNEICYKCEEKTCRKKEGKRCFLLDSEKDP
- a CDS encoding DUF5362 family protein encodes the protein MRTKKELEQKLSTSCKEMSGWIKFLAIFWIVSGGVYAMTIVGAVIAWIQIWIGIILLRISKSCKAVTEGGFESLGDMFSSLKTFFVLNGVFTIIIIFLSILWAIIFGFTIIGRFLRETGGLY
- a CDS encoding Mut7-C RNAse domain-containing protein, with translation MEDFLEKQEGYIRESPKFICDFMLGRLAKWLRLLGFDTSYYRNTNGKTIIHQSKNENRIILTRSKALKEKYEDAILIESENLFDQLKQVIKFLKIESPFSRCPVCNELIKKVKKETIKEEVPPYIFEVHHDFKKCPKCNRVFWKGTHYKEIEKIINEIKS
- a CDS encoding SpoIID/LytB domain-containing protein, producing the protein MKSKANFFFIILTFAISCTPFFVRKLKEEPTVRILLQKNPEKLELSSDSKIKLSIAEKNTLISGKISIYFNPYLRIITSEGTIEDPTLPITVHPMNKPIKIDGKLYPGIIKILKSYDILIVNEVKIEEYLKGVVPYEIGKLQEDQIEALKAQAVAARSYAMANIKSGEPFDISPTIWHQVYEGLGEPNHLIERAIESTRGIVATYKGKVIDAKYSSTCGGVTEDNENVWIGEKIPYLRSVKDSKGSGEPFCGKSPHYRWERIYDKKEFFENVKKQIKELFGEAPGKIEWIKITKRTKTNRVRTIEINTDIGKFYLEKDAIRRLFSDYRGSLKSLMFQIKVKGNQIIVSGKGYGHGVGMCQYGAMEMAKEGYNYKSILNHYYKGIKLEKLW